From a region of the Lactuca sativa cultivar Salinas chromosome 4, Lsat_Salinas_v11, whole genome shotgun sequence genome:
- the LOC111911319 gene encoding pentatricopeptide repeat-containing protein At5g15300 gives MIRRQTNDKIPNFHQRSSLWSKCTTFRKLRQIHAYMVVNGFNTSKFNLRELIYVSALVIPSGISYAHEVFDHITQPDRFMWNTMLRGSAQSPNPANTVSLFTQMERRGIQPDRYTFPFVLKACTKLSWSILGCAVHGKITKHGFDENTFAKNTLIYFHANVGEIEIASALFDSSATKQVVAWSALTAGYARRGNLGMARKVFDEMPEKDLISWNVMITAYAKMRQMESAKALFTQVPNPDIVTWNAMIAGYVTSGMHTHALQMFDEMTRVGEQPDEVTMLTLVTACTNSGDLDIGEKIHRSVLSLGGGKLSILLGNALIDMYAKCGEIDKAFKIFNNMKEKVVTTWNSIIGGLAFHGSSEEAINVFKRMRKIKITPNEITFVGVLVACSHAGRVQEGQEYFNLMKKEYKIKPNIRHYGCMVDLFGRAGLLNEAFEFIDQMEIEPNDIIWRTLLGACRVHNHVELGKLANEKLLKLRKGESGDYVLLSNIYASQGEWSGAERLRKVMDDKGVRKEAASSLVDADERMLMRFLFDSKPQMEVDKFKTKVHMKSFDVK, from the coding sequence ATGATCAGAAGGCAAACGAACGACAAAATCCCCAATTTTCATCAACGTTCAAGCTTATGGAGCAAATGCACGACTTTCAGAAAACTCAGACAAATCCACGCGTACATGGTCGTCAATGGCTTCAACACGAGTAAATTTAATCTCAGAGAACTTATTTACGTCTCTGCTTTGGTTATTCCTTCCGGCATTAGTTATGCACACGAAGTGTTCGATCATATCACCCAACCAGACCGGTTCATGTGGAACACCATGCTTAGAGGCTCAGCTCAAAGCCCCAACCCCGCGAACACCGTTTCTCTGTTCACCCAGATGGAAAGACGCGGCATTCAACCTGATCGCTACACGTTTCCGTTTGTCCTCAAAGCCTGCACAAAGCTTTCTTGGTCTATTCTGGGATGTGCTGTTCATGGGAAGATTACGAAACATGGGTTTGACGAGAATACATTTGCGAAGAACACACTCATCTATTTTCATGCCAATGTCGGAGAAATAGAGATCGCTagtgccttatttgattcttctgcTACCAAACAAGTGGTTGCGTGGTCAGCTTTGACTGCCGGGTACGCAAGGAGAGGAAACTTGGGTATGGCACGGAAGGTGTTCGACGAAATGCCTGAGAAAGATTTGATTTCTTGGAACGTTATGATTACAGCGTATGCAAAGATGAGACAGATGGAAAGCGCCAAGGCGTTATTCACTCAGGTACCAAATCCAGATATCGTGACATGGAATGCCATGATAGCAGGCTACGTAACCTCTGGTATGCACACACATGCACTCCAGATGTTCGATGAAATGACACGTGTAGGAGAACAACCCGATGAGGTAACAATGTTGACCCTTGTCACAGCATGCACAAACTCAGGCGACTTAGACATTGGTGAGAAGATCCATCGTTCTGTTTTATCCTTAGGTGGAGGGAAATTAAGCATTTTACTTGGAAACGCACTTATAGACATGTATGCTAAGTGTGGTGAAATTGATAAAGCATTCAAGATTTTCAACAACATGAAGGAAAAAGTTGTAACAACATGGAACTCCATAATCGGAGGCTTAGCTTTCCATGGTTCCTCAGAGGAAGCCATTAATGTATTCAAAAGGATGCGTAAAATCAAGATAACCCCAAATGAGATCACCTTTGTTGGGGTGTTAGTTGCTTGTAGCCATGCGGGTAGGGTTCAAGAAGGTCAAGAatatttcaatcttatgaaaaaAGAATACAAAATTAAGCCAAACATAAGGCATTATGGATGCATGGTTGATCTTTTTGGACGTGCAGGGTTGTTAAATGAAGCTTTTGAGTTTATAGATCAAATGGAGATTGAGCCGAATGATATTATTTGGAGGACTTTACTTGGGGCTTGTAGAGTTCATAATCATGTTGAATTAGGAAAGCTTGCAAATGAGAAGTTATTGAAATTGAGAAAAGGTGAAAGTGGTGATTATGTTTTGTTATCGAATATATATGCTTCACAAGGTGAGTGGAGTGGAGCTGAGAGGTTGAGAAAGGTGATGGATGATAAAGGAGTGAGGAAAGAGGCTGCAAGTAGTTTAGTTGATGCGGATGAAAGGATGCTCATGCGTTTCTTATTTGACTCAAAACCTCAAATGGAAGTCGATAAGTTTAAGACAAAAGTTCATATGAAATCTTTTGATGTGAAGTAG
- the LOC122197837 gene encoding uncharacterized protein LOC122197837: protein MMNDKMKALMIGVVGAGITLSAYSQTYMTPTQCIGTGLVILIVGLFVGEGILPV, encoded by the coding sequence ATGATGAATGACAAGATGAAAGCTTTGATGATTGGAGTTGTAGGTGCCGGAATCACACTTTCTGCTTATTCACAAACATACATGACTCCAACTCAGTGTATCGGCACCGGCCTTGTTATACTAATTGTAGGACTTTTTGTCGGGGAAGGTATCCTTCCGGTATAA